One window of Pelmatolapia mariae isolate MD_Pm_ZW linkage group LG18, Pm_UMD_F_2, whole genome shotgun sequence genomic DNA carries:
- the rnf182 gene encoding E3 ubiquitin-protein ligase RNF182: protein MMLEMQNPEDSGGGVGGSSFVDMLGTEEMECKICYCAYNLGSRRPKVLECCHRLCSKCLIKILDLGESPPNALVCPFCRYLTRLPGDAVSNLPDDCNLVATLALQNRNQRNRQFHQEATTELLLSPMRLSSLMSSNSPVISTSSSTSSSTPYSTIRSSPNFVVITIMEPPPTSISTQDIHPYQQIHGSHLSNQDYHSSSQDSMASIAERWTVWNCAALLCQTSARALVWVLGLLYFSSLPMGVYLLIMQRTTLGVLLVSLVPASLIVIMVYGFCQCICHEFWDCLPS from the coding sequence ATGATGCTAGAGATGCAAAACCCCGAGGatagtggtggtggtgttggagGTTCTAGCTTTGTGGACATGCTGGGCACTGAAGAGATGGAGTGTAAGATCTGCTACTGCGCCTACAACCTGGGGAGTCGAAGGCCTAAGGTGCTTGAGTGCTGCCACCGTCTCTGCTCCAAATGTCTCATTAAGATCCTGGATTTGGGTGAGTCGCCTCCAAATGCCTTGGTGTGTCCGTTTTGTCGCTATCTCACTAGACTGCCGGGAGATGCTGTGAGCAACCTGCCAGATGACTGCAACCTGGTGGCAACGCTGGCCCTCCAAAACAGGAATCAGAGAAACCGGCAGTTCCACCAGGAGGCAACTACGGAGCTGCTCCTAAGCCCCATGCGCCTGAGCTCACTGATGAGCAGCAATTCACCTGTGATATCTACTTCCTCCTCCACATCTTCCTCTACCCCTTACTCCACCATCCGCAGCTCCCCTAATTTTGTGGTCATTACTATCATGGAGCCTCCGCCCACATCCATATCCACCCAAGACATCCATCCCTACCAACAGATACATGGCTCTCACCTGTCAAACCAGGACTACCACTCATCCAGTCAGGACTCTATGGCATCCATCGCAGAGAGGTGGACAGTGTGGAACTGTGCAGCCCTCCTCTGCCAGACTTCAGCCCGGGCATTGGTATGGGTCCTAGGGCTCTTGTACTTTAGCTCCCTGCCTATGGGGGTTTACCTGCTCATAATGCAGAGGACAACACTTGGGGTGCTTCTGGTGAGTCTGGTTCCTGCCAGCCTCATCGTGATCATGGTCTATGGGTTCTGCCAGTGTATCTGCCATGAGTTCTGGGACTGCTTACCATCATAA